The proteins below come from a single Caenibius sp. WL genomic window:
- the rpsA gene encoding 30S ribosomal protein S1 → MASTANPTRDDFAKLLDEQLGGADDGGFEGRVVKGTITAIENGNVIIDVGLKSEGRVALREFSHGDQPHGLNVGDEVEVFVDRVENADGEAMLSRDRARREAAWDKLENEFGEGKRVEGRIFGRVKGGFTVDLDGAVAFLPGSQVDIRPVRDVGPLMDMPQPFQILKMDRRRGNIVVSRRAVLEETRAEQRSELIDKLSEGQVIDGVVKNITDYGAFVDLGGIDGLLHVTDMSYKRVNHPSEVVNIGDTVSVQIIRINQDTQRISLGMKQLESDPWDGVAAKYPVGAKLSGTVTNITEYGAFVELEPGIEGLVHVSEMSWTKKNVHPGKIVSTSQEVDVMVLEVDSDKRRISLGLKQAQQNPWEAFAEKHPVGSTVAGEVKNATEFGLFIGLDGDVDGMVHMSDIAWGISGEDALALHRKGEEVQAIVLDVDVEKERISLGMKQLEKGAPAAGGSTGSLRRGEVVTVTVLEVRDGGLEVQAGDDGATGFIKRSDLGRDRDEQRPDRFQAGQKVDAMVIGFDRSKKPNFSIKARQLAEEKEAVEQYGSSDSGASLGDILGEALKQKQ, encoded by the coding sequence ATGGCCTCTACGGCAAACCCTACTCGCGACGATTTCGCGAAACTCCTCGATGAACAGCTCGGCGGCGCCGACGATGGCGGCTTCGAAGGCCGCGTCGTCAAGGGCACCATCACTGCCATCGAAAACGGCAACGTCATCATCGACGTCGGCCTCAAGAGCGAAGGCCGCGTGGCCCTGCGCGAATTCTCCCATGGCGACCAGCCCCACGGCCTGAACGTCGGTGACGAAGTCGAAGTCTTCGTCGATCGCGTCGAAAACGCCGATGGCGAAGCCATGCTCAGCCGCGACCGCGCCCGCCGCGAAGCCGCTTGGGACAAGCTCGAAAACGAATTCGGCGAAGGCAAGCGCGTCGAAGGCCGCATCTTCGGCCGCGTCAAGGGCGGCTTCACGGTCGACCTTGATGGCGCCGTGGCGTTCCTCCCCGGCTCGCAGGTCGATATCCGCCCGGTCCGCGATGTCGGCCCGCTGATGGACATGCCGCAGCCGTTCCAGATCCTCAAGATGGATCGCCGCCGTGGCAATATCGTCGTTTCGCGCCGCGCGGTTCTGGAAGAAACCCGCGCCGAACAGCGCAGCGAACTGATCGACAAGCTGAGCGAAGGCCAGGTGATCGACGGCGTCGTGAAGAACATCACCGATTACGGTGCGTTCGTTGATCTCGGCGGCATCGACGGCCTGCTCCATGTCACCGACATGAGCTACAAGCGCGTCAACCACCCGAGCGAAGTCGTCAACATCGGCGACACCGTTTCGGTCCAGATCATCCGCATCAATCAGGATACGCAGCGCATCAGCCTCGGCATGAAGCAGCTCGAAAGCGATCCGTGGGATGGCGTGGCGGCGAAGTATCCGGTCGGCGCGAAGCTGTCGGGCACTGTCACCAACATCACCGAATACGGCGCGTTCGTCGAACTGGAACCGGGCATCGAAGGCCTCGTCCACGTTTCGGAAATGTCCTGGACCAAGAAGAACGTCCACCCCGGCAAGATCGTCTCGACCTCGCAGGAAGTCGATGTGATGGTGCTCGAAGTGGATTCGGACAAGCGCCGCATCAGCCTCGGCCTCAAGCAGGCCCAGCAGAACCCCTGGGAAGCCTTCGCCGAGAAGCACCCGGTCGGTTCGACCGTCGCCGGCGAAGTCAAGAACGCCACCGAATTCGGCCTGTTCATCGGCCTCGATGGCGACGTGGACGGCATGGTTCACATGTCGGACATCGCCTGGGGCATCTCGGGCGAAGACGCGCTGGCTCTGCACCGCAAGGGTGAAGAAGTGCAGGCGATCGTTCTCGATGTCGACGTCGAAAAGGAACGCATCAGCCTGGGCATGAAGCAGCTCGAAAAGGGCGCTCCGGCCGCCGGCGGTTCGACCGGCTCGCTGCGCCGCGGCGAAGTCGTCACCGTCACCGTGCTCGAAGTCCGCGATGGCGGCCTCGAAGTGCAGGCTGGCGACGATGGCGCGACCGGCTTCATCAAGCGTTCGGATCTCGGCCGTGACCGCGACGAACAGCGCCCCGACCGTTTCCAGGCCGGCCAGAAGGTCGATGCCATGGTCATCGGTTTCGACCGTTCGAAGAAGCCGAACTTCTCGATCAAGGCCCGTCAGCTGGCCGAAGAAAAAGAAGCCGTGGAACAGTACGGTTCGTCGGATTCGGGCGCATCGCTCGGCGACATCCTCGGCGAAGCGCTCAAGCAGAAGCAGTAA
- a CDS encoding ATP F0F1 synthase subunit B: MANPAAEHAVDAVNAADHSAHTTATVEHPAGGEGAHHGPEVLGFGTSAVAGLAMLVFILVLIWKKVPGVITGGLDAKIAEIKHQLDEAKQLRAEAEALRNEYSNKIANAEKDAAAMIDHARSEAEGIIAKAVSDTDAMIQRRQRMAEDKIAAAERGAVDELRAKAATVASSAARGLIAEQHGAGADKKLVDEAIAAI, encoded by the coding sequence ATGGCTAATCCTGCCGCTGAACATGCCGTGGACGCTGTGAACGCTGCCGATCACAGTGCGCACACCACTGCGACGGTCGAACATCCTGCTGGTGGTGAAGGCGCCCATCACGGGCCGGAAGTGCTCGGATTCGGAACATCGGCCGTGGCTGGGTTGGCCATGCTGGTGTTCATTCTTGTCCTGATCTGGAAGAAAGTTCCCGGTGTTATCACCGGCGGGCTCGATGCCAAGATCGCCGAAATCAAGCATCAGCTTGACGAAGCCAAGCAGCTTCGCGCCGAAGCCGAAGCGCTGCGCAACGAATATTCGAACAAGATCGCCAATGCCGAAAAGGACGCGGCGGCCATGATCGACCATGCGCGCAGCGAAGCGGAAGGCATTATCGCCAAGGCCGTCAGCGACACCGACGCCATGATCCAGCGCCGCCAGCGCATGGCGGAAGACAAGATCGCCGCGGCCGAACGCGGTGCGGTCGACGAACTGCGGGCGAAGGCCGCCACCGTGGCCAGCAGCGCTGCCCGCGGGCTGATCGCCGAACAGCATGGCGCCGGCGCCGACAAGAAGCTTGTGGACGAAGCGATCGCCGCCATCTGA
- a CDS encoding 2-hydroxyacid dehydrogenase, translated as MIDATPVRTIPTPLVLSLSKDAHKPKTKGAHGSAQAPRPAHRTGYSRSMIRPDLLLVAPMPHAIVETLAGHFTIHDLWNAADKDALLAEIGPAIRGIASNPVALPLDGALFDRLPRLEIVSNYAVGYDNIAMAEAARRGIVVTNTPGVLDAEVADFTLGLTLATIREIPQADRFVRRGQWRGGAYPLSSSLQGRRAGILGLGNIGKAVARRLEACDVPVAYSGRHRQDGVPYPYYPDAVSLAEACDLLIVIVPGGDGTRHLVNDAVLTALGPQGVLINVARGSVVDEAALIAALQNGTIQAAGIDVFAHEPHVPEALIALENTVLLPHIGSGSRETRAAMGQLMIDNLVNWFTEGKALTPVG; from the coding sequence GTGATCGACGCAACTCCTGTCCGCACAATCCCCACCCCGCTCGTCCTGAGCCTGTCGAAGGACGCGCACAAACCGAAGACCAAGGGCGCCCATGGCTCCGCACAGGCCCCTCGCCCGGCGCATCGCACAGGCTATAGTCGGTCGATGATTCGTCCCGATCTCCTGCTCGTCGCGCCCATGCCGCATGCCATTGTCGAAACGCTGGCCGGGCATTTCACCATCCACGATCTGTGGAACGCCGCCGACAAGGATGCGCTGCTGGCCGAAATCGGCCCGGCCATTCGCGGCATCGCCAGCAATCCGGTCGCCCTGCCGCTCGACGGCGCGCTGTTCGACCGTCTGCCCCGGCTCGAAATCGTGTCCAACTACGCCGTGGGATACGACAACATCGCCATGGCCGAAGCCGCCCGGAGAGGGATCGTCGTCACCAACACGCCGGGCGTGCTCGATGCCGAAGTGGCCGATTTCACGCTGGGGCTGACTCTGGCCACCATTCGCGAAATTCCGCAGGCGGACCGCTTCGTGCGTCGGGGCCAATGGCGTGGGGGCGCCTATCCGCTGTCCTCCAGCCTGCAAGGCCGCCGCGCGGGCATTCTCGGCCTCGGCAATATCGGCAAGGCCGTCGCCCGCAGGCTCGAAGCCTGCGATGTGCCGGTCGCCTACAGCGGCCGCCACCGGCAGGACGGCGTGCCCTATCCCTACTATCCCGATGCCGTCTCGCTTGCCGAAGCCTGCGATCTGCTGATCGTGATCGTTCCGGGCGGCGATGGCACGCGCCATCTGGTCAACGACGCAGTGCTTACCGCACTCGGCCCGCAAGGGGTGCTGATCAATGTGGCGCGCGGCAGCGTGGTGGACGAGGCGGCGCTGATCGCCGCGCTACAGAACGGTACGATCCAAGCCGCCGGGATCGATGTCTTCGCGCACGAACCGCATGTCCCCGAAGCGCTGATCGCGCTGGAAAACACCGTCCTGCTGCCGCACATCGGCTCCGGCTCCCGCGAAACCCGCGCCGCCATGGGGCAATTGATGATCGACAATCTGGTGAACTGGTTCACCGAAGGCAAAGCGCTGACGCCGGTGGGCTAG
- a CDS encoding YdbH domain-containing protein, which yields MLLWLFAAVLVLFGIIWLARDRIADNIIASQLKSYGIPATYKIEQIGPSTQILTDIVIGDPRRPDLTVERTEVTISQRFAIPYVARIKVVRPRLFGSYRNGKLSFGALDPLLFDDSKKEPFKLPAFALDLEDGRGLIETDFGPVGLKAEGRGGLRNGFSGIVAAFAPQLAMQGCTAGRTSFYGKITIARAQPRVEGPARLESFGCPGQGLALGRTGLTIKAQSDEAFTRIAGDFSLRGAGGAFGEFRLGGVNGAGAISLQGDALAVRYDAVMRGLTSPYAASPVMTGQGRLRGDLGDGRYNWDADWEGNGVRLGGQIDGALGTLATSTEGTLLAPILTRVRLALQREGRGSRLLAQTMLRKDAKGMHLVIPQANLRGGSGSTLLSLSRVQYAQSGTAPARLLGNFDTAGPGLPRISGRIEQQAGGKAVMRLAMPEYRAGGAALAIPTMVAVQNARGGLGFAGSVRADGPLPGGAASGLVLPVMGDWSQAAGFALWRQCADVRFDRLTLGGARFERRGLTLCPPAGGAIVRSDGKGTRIAAGASQLDLAGHIGDSPVRIRSGALGFAVPGTLAARDLDVRLGPPDTESRFTLKQLEARIGKTVAGRFSEADVALSAVPLDVTGAAGDWRYENGRLLLANAQLQVADRTKPGRFQPLMARGADLTLADNVIIANALLRNPESEREVVRVAIRHDLGTAAGHADLAVGGLLFDDKLQPTMLTDLARGVIANTKGVVTGTGVIDWNESGVTSSGRFSSSGLDFAAAFGPVQGASGTIVFTDLLGLRTAPRQQIKLAAINPGIEVRDGVFNFEMKPNYVLDINGAKWPFMDGTLTLEPTRMRLGEAETRHYVLNVDGLDAAVFVQRLELGNIMATGRFDGTLPLVFDEDGGRIEGGYLASRAPGGNVAYLGELTYKDLSPMGNFAFSALRSVDYGSMRIDMNGSLTGEIVTRVSFDGLSQGEGTSKNFLTKQVAKLPIRFNVNIRAPFFSLFGSFKSLYDPTLVPDPAKLGLVGPKVGPKGAPASFSGQSVRQ from the coding sequence GTGCTGCTGTGGCTCTTCGCGGCGGTTCTGGTGCTGTTCGGCATCATCTGGCTGGCGCGCGACCGGATTGCCGACAATATCATTGCCAGTCAGCTTAAAAGCTATGGCATCCCCGCGACTTACAAGATCGAGCAGATCGGCCCTTCGACGCAGATTCTGACCGATATCGTCATCGGCGATCCGCGCCGCCCCGATCTCACGGTCGAACGCACCGAAGTGACGATTTCGCAGCGGTTCGCCATCCCCTATGTGGCGCGGATCAAAGTGGTGCGGCCGCGCCTGTTCGGCTCCTACCGCAACGGCAAGCTCAGTTTCGGCGCGCTCGATCCGCTGCTGTTCGACGACAGCAAGAAGGAACCGTTCAAACTCCCGGCGTTCGCGCTCGATTTGGAGGATGGGCGCGGGCTGATCGAAACCGATTTCGGCCCGGTCGGGCTCAAGGCGGAAGGGCGCGGGGGGCTGCGCAACGGCTTTTCCGGGATTGTCGCCGCGTTCGCGCCGCAACTGGCGATGCAGGGCTGCACCGCCGGGCGGACCAGCTTCTACGGCAAGATCACCATCGCCCGCGCGCAGCCCAGAGTGGAAGGGCCGGCCCGGCTCGAATCGTTTGGCTGTCCCGGGCAAGGTCTGGCGCTTGGCCGGACGGGGCTGACAATCAAGGCACAGAGCGACGAGGCTTTCACCCGGATCGCGGGCGATTTCTCCCTGCGCGGGGCCGGGGGCGCATTCGGCGAATTCAGGCTCGGCGGGGTCAACGGCGCGGGTGCGATCAGCCTTCAGGGCGATGCGCTGGCCGTGCGCTACGACGCGGTGATGCGCGGGCTGACATCGCCTTACGCGGCCTCTCCGGTGATGACCGGGCAGGGGCGACTGCGCGGCGATCTGGGCGATGGGCGCTACAACTGGGACGCGGATTGGGAAGGCAACGGCGTGCGGCTGGGCGGCCAGATCGATGGCGCGCTCGGCACGCTCGCCACCAGCACCGAAGGGACTTTGCTGGCCCCGATCCTCACCCGCGTTCGCCTTGCTCTCCAGCGCGAAGGGCGGGGCAGCCGCCTGCTGGCGCAAACCATGCTGCGCAAGGATGCCAAGGGGATGCATCTGGTGATCCCGCAGGCGAATCTGCGCGGCGGCAGCGGCTCCACGCTGCTGTCCTTGTCGCGCGTGCAATATGCGCAATCGGGCACGGCGCCCGCGCGCCTGCTCGGCAATTTCGACACCGCCGGGCCGGGTCTGCCGCGTATCAGCGGGCGGATCGAACAGCAGGCGGGCGGCAAGGCGGTGATGCGGCTGGCCATGCCCGAATACCGCGCGGGCGGCGCCGCTCTCGCCATTCCCACGATGGTCGCGGTGCAGAACGCACGCGGTGGGCTGGGCTTTGCCGGTTCGGTGCGCGCCGATGGCCCGTTGCCGGGCGGCGCGGCCAGCGGGCTGGTCCTGCCGGTCATGGGGGACTGGTCGCAGGCGGCGGGCTTCGCGCTGTGGCGGCAATGCGCCGATGTGCGGTTCGACAGGCTGACTTTGGGCGGCGCGCGGTTCGAACGGCGCGGGCTGACGCTGTGTCCGCCGGCGGGCGGCGCGATTGTCCGCAGCGATGGCAAAGGCACGCGGATCGCCGCCGGGGCCAGCCAGCTCGATCTGGCCGGGCATATCGGCGACAGCCCTGTGCGCATCCGCAGCGGGGCGCTGGGCTTTGCCGTGCCCGGCACGCTGGCCGCGCGCGATCTCGATGTGCGGCTGGGGCCGCCCGACACCGAATCCCGCTTCACTCTGAAGCAACTCGAAGCGCGAATCGGCAAGACGGTCGCGGGGCGCTTTTCCGAAGCCGATGTCGCGCTCAGCGCGGTGCCTCTGGATGTGACCGGCGCGGCGGGGGACTGGCGTTACGAGAACGGGCGGCTGCTTCTCGCCAATGCGCAATTGCAGGTGGCGGATCGGACGAAGCCCGGCCGCTTTCAACCGCTGATGGCGCGGGGCGCGGATCTCACGCTTGCCGATAATGTGATTATTGCCAACGCCTTGCTGCGCAATCCGGAGAGTGAGCGCGAAGTCGTGCGCGTTGCGATCAGGCACGATCTCGGCACGGCTGCGGGCCATGCCGATCTCGCGGTGGGCGGCCTGCTGTTCGACGACAAGCTGCAACCCACCATGCTCACCGATCTCGCGCGCGGGGTCATCGCCAACACCAAAGGCGTGGTGACGGGAACGGGCGTTATCGACTGGAACGAATCGGGCGTGACCAGCAGCGGGCGCTTCTCGTCCTCCGGGCTCGATTTCGCGGCTGCGTTCGGGCCGGTGCAGGGCGCTTCCGGGACGATCGTCTTCACCGATCTTCTCGGCCTGCGGACCGCGCCCCGGCAGCAGATCAAACTGGCGGCGATCAATCCCGGTATCGAAGTGCGCGACGGGGTGTTCAACTTTGAGATGAAACCCAATTATGTGCTTGATATCAATGGTGCCAAGTGGCCGTTCATGGATGGCACGCTGACGCTGGAACCGACCCGGATGCGGCTGGGCGAGGCGGAAACGCGCCATTATGTCCTGAATGTGGATGGGCTGGATGCGGCGGTGTTCGTGCAGCGGCTCGAACTCGGCAATATCATGGCCACCGGCCGTTTCGACGGCACGCTGCCGCTGGTGTTCGACGAGGATGGCGGGCGGATCGAAGGCGGCTATCTCGCTTCGCGCGCGCCGGGCGGCAATGTCGCCTATTTGGGAGAATTGACCTATAAGGACTTGTCTCCCATGGGGAATTTCGCATTTTCGGCGCTGCGCTCGGTCGATTACGGTTCGATGCGGATCGACATGAACGGATCGCTGACGGGCGAAATCGTGACGCGGGTCAGCTTCGACGGGCTGAGCCAGGGGGAAGGGACTTCGAAGAACTTCCTCACCAAGCAGGTGGCCAAATTGCCGATCCGCTTCAACGTCAATATCAGGGCGCCGTTCTTCAGCCTCTTCGGATCCTTCAAGTCGCTTTACGATCCGACGCTGGTGCCCGATCCGGCCAAGCTGGGCCTGGTCGGCCCGAAAGTCGGCCCGAAAGGCGCACCCGCATCGTTCAGCGGCCAGTCAGTGAGGCAATGA
- the radC gene encoding DNA repair protein RadC codes for MAGEKAKPHDSAGHRARLRQRLFKDGTDRLADYEIIEYLLFAANSRGDTKPLAKALLDRFGSLAGVLDAPPPALIAVPGMGEVSAAALRIVGVAAREMKIREAMGQPVLSSWHTLLDYLHMDMAHLTVERVRVLYLNAQNCLIKDHLVGNGSVDEAAIHPREVIRSALDIGATALILVHNHPSGVPEPSRADIQITRRIAEAGRLLGVTVHDHVIIGRDGHVSLRAKGLV; via the coding sequence GTGGCCGGAGAAAAGGCGAAGCCGCACGATTCAGCAGGGCACCGCGCCCGTTTGCGGCAGCGGCTGTTCAAGGACGGCACGGACCGCCTGGCCGATTATGAAATCATCGAATACCTGCTATTCGCCGCCAACAGCCGGGGCGACACCAAGCCGCTGGCCAAGGCGCTGCTGGACCGTTTCGGCTCGCTCGCCGGGGTGCTCGATGCCCCGCCTCCGGCGCTTATTGCCGTCCCTGGCATGGGCGAAGTCAGCGCCGCCGCGCTCAGGATCGTGGGCGTGGCCGCGCGGGAAATGAAAATCAGGGAAGCGATGGGCCAGCCGGTGCTGAGCAGTTGGCACACGCTGCTCGACTATCTCCATATGGACATGGCCCATCTGACGGTGGAGCGCGTCCGCGTGCTCTATCTCAATGCGCAGAACTGCCTGATCAAGGATCATCTCGTGGGCAACGGATCGGTGGACGAAGCCGCGATCCATCCGCGCGAAGTGATTCGCTCGGCGCTGGATATCGGCGCCACCGCGTTGATTTTGGTCCATAACCATCCATCCGGCGTGCCCGAGCCAAGCCGCGCGGACATCCAGATCACCCGTCGCATCGCCGAAGCGGGCCGCCTTCTGGGGGTGACGGTCCACGATCACGTCATTATCGGGCGCGATGGCCACGTGTCGCTGCGGGCGAAAGGGCTGGTCTGA
- a CDS encoding NRDE family protein — translation MCIAAIAWDAHPDWLMILAGNRDEYHARPAAALAAWADDSAIIAGRDLEAGGTWLGISEAGRFALVTNFRAPGFPQPDRTSRGALVTDMLTGRAPEALDRYNPFNLLIAHPGGAAVWSNYPGESRLPLPAGIHGLSNGDFTRPWPKTRRLTGALGQWLARGSGNRAALFDALRDDAEPDASAHGGDGPDTPFSPVFIRNPVYGTRCSTVIAIARDGQGEIAERRFDAEGRLTGETVLAFRWPTA, via the coding sequence ATGTGCATCGCCGCGATCGCGTGGGACGCCCATCCCGACTGGCTGATGATTCTGGCGGGCAACCGCGACGAATACCATGCCCGCCCGGCCGCCGCGCTCGCCGCATGGGCGGATGACAGCGCGATCATCGCCGGGCGCGATCTCGAAGCGGGCGGCACCTGGCTGGGCATTTCGGAAGCGGGGCGGTTCGCGCTCGTCACCAATTTCCGCGCGCCCGGTTTCCCGCAGCCCGATCGCACCTCGCGCGGGGCGCTGGTCACCGATATGCTCACCGGGCGGGCGCCCGAGGCGCTGGACCGCTACAATCCATTCAATCTGCTGATCGCCCACCCCGGCGGCGCGGCGGTGTGGAGCAATTATCCCGGCGAAAGCCGCCTGCCGCTGCCGGCGGGCATCCACGGCTTGTCCAACGGCGATTTCACCCGCCCCTGGCCCAAGACCCGGCGGCTGACGGGCGCACTCGGCCAATGGCTGGCCCGCGGCAGCGGCAACCGCGCCGCTCTGTTCGATGCGCTGCGCGACGATGCCGAACCCGATGCATCCGCTCATGGTGGCGACGGGCCCGACACGCCGTTCAGCCCGGTGTTCATCCGCAACCCGGTCTATGGCACGCGGTGCAGCACCGTGATCGCCATCGCGCGGGACGGGCAAGGCGAAATCGCCGAACGCCGCTTCGACGCCGAAGGCCGGTTGACCGGCGAAACCGTCCTCGCCTTCCGCTGGCCCACGGCCTGA
- a CDS encoding AtpZ/AtpI family protein, with protein MSEEESGRKPIGEDARIDALHERLQAAREREDQRNRPQVQGADANYRLGSRVLAELLGGIGGGALIGWVIDRFVGTAPWGLLVMMFLGIIVAFRNIIRISNRRSD; from the coding sequence ATGAGCGAGGAAGAGTCCGGCCGGAAACCCATCGGTGAAGATGCGCGGATCGACGCGTTGCACGAACGGCTTCAGGCCGCGCGTGAACGGGAAGATCAACGCAATCGGCCGCAGGTGCAGGGCGCTGATGCGAATTATCGTCTCGGCAGCCGTGTTCTGGCGGAATTGCTGGGGGGGATCGGTGGCGGCGCCTTGATCGGTTGGGTTATCGACCGGTTCGTGGGGACTGCGCCCTGGGGTCTGTTGGTGATGATGTTTCTTGGGATCATCGTCGCCTTCAGGAATATCATCCGGATTTCGAACCGGCGCTCCGACTGA
- a CDS encoding HdeD family acid-resistance protein, which translates to MMGGTAFEPAGRAGKSAWGWVLAYGILVILIGLLALFNPLATGLATGIMFGALLLIYGVFAVISGFSSMAGRGRWIEILLGLLAIAGGIAVLLAPYAGAWSLVWALGFWLIVSGVFQVIAALQSSIDKGWRLFLGILDIVLGGILVFADPASSLLYLAVIVGISFIFRGVFLVSLAFVLRKLTRA; encoded by the coding sequence ATGATGGGCGGCACGGCATTCGAGCCTGCGGGCCGCGCGGGCAAATCCGCCTGGGGCTGGGTTCTGGCCTATGGCATCCTTGTCATTCTCATCGGGCTGCTGGCATTGTTCAATCCGCTCGCCACCGGCCTGGCGACGGGCATCATGTTCGGGGCGCTGCTGCTGATCTACGGCGTTTTCGCCGTCATCTCGGGCTTTTCCTCGATGGCCGGGCGCGGCCGCTGGATCGAAATCCTGCTGGGCCTTCTGGCGATTGCCGGTGGGATCGCGGTGCTGCTGGCCCCTTATGCCGGGGCGTGGTCGCTGGTCTGGGCATTGGGGTTCTGGCTGATCGTGTCCGGCGTGTTCCAGGTGATCGCCGCGCTGCAAAGCAGTATCGACAAGGGCTGGCGCCTGTTCCTGGGCATTCTCGATATCGTGCTCGGCGGGATTCTGGTCTTTGCCGATCCGGCTTCCAGCCTGCTCTATCTGGCGGTGATCGTCGGCATCAGCTTCATCTTTCGCGGCGTGTTCCTCGTCTCGCTGGCCTTTGTCCTGCGCAAACTTACCCGTGCCTGA
- a CDS encoding YdbL family protein: protein MSAYTIARTFGLAALAAAMLVPGSAMAQRDPAYAAARAAGQVGEKADGYLAALGGGAAVSSLVDDLNIKRRAAYTAEARTQSVTVDQVAFVAGCRNILRTEAGEKYQAPDGSWKTRTAAAPTRDSRCP from the coding sequence ATGTCTGCCTATACCATTGCTCGCACTTTCGGATTGGCCGCGCTGGCCGCCGCCATGCTCGTTCCGGGCTCGGCCATGGCGCAGCGCGATCCCGCTTATGCCGCCGCGCGCGCCGCGGGGCAGGTCGGGGAAAAGGCCGATGGCTATCTCGCCGCGCTGGGCGGCGGGGCGGCGGTGTCCTCATTGGTGGACGATCTCAATATCAAGCGCCGCGCCGCCTACACGGCGGAGGCCCGCACCCAGTCGGTGACAGTGGATCAGGTCGCGTTCGTCGCGGGCTGCCGCAATATCCTGCGCACCGAAGCGGGCGAAAAATATCAGGCGCCCGATGGTTCGTGGAAAACTCGCACCGCCGCCGCGCCCACGCGGGATTCGCGCTGCCCCTAG
- a CDS encoding F0F1 ATP synthase subunit C, which translates to MDQEAAKLVGAGLAAIGAGMAAIGVGNVFGSFLESALRNPGAADGQQGRLFIGFAAAELLGLLSFVVAMILIFVA; encoded by the coding sequence ATGGACCAAGAAGCAGCCAAGCTGGTTGGTGCGGGTCTCGCTGCGATTGGCGCCGGTATGGCCGCCATCGGTGTGGGTAACGTGTTCGGCTCGTTCCTTGAAAGCGCTCTGCGCAACCCCGGCGCCGCTGACGGTCAGCAGGGCCGCCTGTTCATCGGCTTCGCCGCTGCGGAACTTCTGGGTCTGCTGTCGTTCGTCGTCGCGATGATCCTGATCTTCGTCGCCTGA
- a CDS encoding YnbE family lipoprotein → MHRSLGGTMGAVALLIGGAMAMTGCVSVSAPDKPIVIELNINIKQEVVYKLDKGVQDMIDQNAGIF, encoded by the coding sequence ATGCACAGGTCGTTGGGTGGCACGATGGGTGCCGTGGCATTGTTGATCGGGGGCGCGATGGCGATGACGGGCTGCGTTTCGGTTTCCGCACCGGACAAGCCGATCGTGATCGAACTCAATATCAACATCAAACAGGAAGTCGTTTATAAGCTGGACAAGGGTGTTCAGGATATGATCGACCAGAACGCAGGGATTTTCTGA
- a CDS encoding F0F1 ATP synthase subunit A: MHQFAIEPLFGSANWEIAGYNIAFTNSALWMAIAAVALWVFVAGGMKRQLVPGRWQMAVESFTGFIDDLLEANVGKEGKKYVPYIFSLFMFILFSNVLGLVPLPLTIVGIHPFTATSHFTVTGVLAIISFLIVLLVGFWKHKLHFFSLFIPHGTPLVMVPLIFCIELVSFLVRPFSLGLRLFVAMMAGHVLLEVLSSFVIGGINSGMAIGPVVSILSFVLMLAICALEVLVAGIQAYVFALLSSLYINDAEHLH, from the coding sequence ATGCATCAGTTCGCGATTGAGCCGCTGTTCGGCTCCGCGAACTGGGAAATTGCCGGTTACAATATCGCTTTCACGAATTCCGCGCTGTGGATGGCGATTGCCGCCGTGGCGCTGTGGGTTTTCGTGGCGGGCGGCATGAAGCGGCAGCTGGTTCCCGGCCGGTGGCAGATGGCGGTGGAAAGCTTCACCGGCTTCATCGACGATCTGCTCGAAGCCAATGTCGGCAAGGAAGGCAAGAAGTACGTTCCGTACATCTTCTCGCTGTTCATGTTCATCCTGTTCTCGAACGTGCTCGGCCTGGTGCCGCTGCCGCTGACGATTGTCGGGATTCATCCCTTTACCGCCACCAGCCACTTCACGGTGACCGGCGTTCTCGCGATCATTTCGTTCCTGATCGTGCTGCTCGTCGGCTTCTGGAAGCACAAGCTGCATTTCTTCTCGCTGTTCATTCCGCACGGCACCCCGCTGGTGATGGTGCCGCTGATCTTCTGCATCGAACTGGTCAGCTTCCTTGTGCGTCCGTTCAGCCTCGGCCTGCGTCTTTTCGTGGCGATGATGGCCGGTCACGTGCTGCTCGAAGTGCTTTCCAGCTTCGTCATTGGCGGGATCAATTCCGGCATGGCCATTGGCCCGGTCGTCTCCATCCTCAGCTTCGTGCTGATGCTGGCGATCTGTGCGCTGGAAGTGCTGGTTGCCGGTATCCAGGCCTACGTTTTCGCGTTGCTCAGCTCGCTCTACATCAACGACGCTGAACATCTTCACTGA